The proteins below come from a single Cololabis saira isolate AMF1-May2022 chromosome 2, fColSai1.1, whole genome shotgun sequence genomic window:
- the hdc gene encoding histidine decarboxylase isoform X2 has translation MRELLPDTAPTEPEDWENIFNDIEKVIMPGVVHWQSPHMHAYFPSLTSWPSMLGDMLADAINCVGFTWASSPACTELEMNVMDWLCKALGLPFFFLHNHPDSRGGGMLQSTVSESTLVALLAARKDKILQMRAELEKDVDDSVLNSRLIAYASDQAHSSVEKAGLISLVKIRFLPTDEQLSLRGDTLKHAVQEDRRLGLVPFLLCSTLGTTGVCAFDKLSELGPVCAEEGLWLHVDAAYAGSAYFCPELRWSLEGIEFAHSFVFNPSKWMMVHFDCTAFWVKDKNKLHQTFSVDPVYLRHENSQGATDFMHWQIPLSRRFRSLKLWFVMRSFGLKNLQAHIRHGIEMAKLLESNIRNDLNFEVPAERHLGLVVFCLKEGNDSTQELLTRLTRSGTMYLIPAEIHSKFIIRFTVTSQFTSADDILKDWGIISETASTLLAEMKTLNNADKSKSKEDEVTGAEQHQNQSSASTNKKDDAGNFQVELWIDKAWNRPRRPMRSLSCSSEPLPCTYIGPMPGYDCETRPGFKNAASGLPTAAPSVARSGPVFEVIEMSSDLPGKQVTKKLTKFYSVPSFCNQWVQCGRPQLCCPIKVSQTQKHLPSTCRRMNYMPTSSLAKTAPTNTSLESAPAATLL, from the exons ATGCGAGAGCTTCTTCCGGACACTGCACCAACAGAACCAGAGGACTGGGAAAACATCTTCAATGACATTGAGAAAGTCATAATGCCTGGA GTAGTTCATTGGCAGAGCCCTCACATGCACGCCTACTTCCCCAGTCTGACTTCGTGGCCCTCAATGCTTGGGGACATGCTAGCTGATGCCATCAACTGTGTTGGATTCACTTGG GCCTCGAGCCCAGCTTGTACAGAACTGGAGATGAATGTGATGGACTGGCTGTGTAAAGCCCTGGGGCtgcctttcttcttcttgcatAATCATCCTGACAGTAGAGGTGGAGGCATGCTGCAG AGCACAGTCAGTGAAAGCACACTAGTTGCTCTGCTGGCAGCGAGGAAAGACAAAATTCTCCAGATGAGGGCTGAACTGGAAAAGGACGTGGATGACTCAGTCCTCAATTCAAGACTCATTGCTTACGCTTCAGATCAG GCTCATTCCTCAGTTGAAAAGGCAGGTCTGATCTCCTTGGTGAAGATCAGGTTTCTGCCCACTGATGAGCAGTTATCTCTTCGAGGAGACACCCTGAAACATGCCGTTCAAGAGGACAGGAGGCTGGGACTCGTCCCTTTCTTG CTGTGTTCAACTTTGGGAACTACAGGAGTGTGCGCCTTTGACAAACTCTCCGAACTGGGACCAGTTT GTGCAGAAGAGGGACTCTGGCTTCATGTAGATGCTGCGTACGCTGGCTCGGCCTACTTCTGTCCGGAGCTCCGCTGGTCCCTGGAGGGCATTGAATTTGCACACTCTTTTGTCTTTAATCCCTCCAAGTGGATGATGGTTCATTTTGATTGCACGGCCTTCTG GGTAAAGGATAAAAACAAGCTGCACCAGACCTTCAGTGTTGACCCTGTTTACCTTCGGCATGAAAACTCACAAGGAGCCACAGACTTTATG CACTGGCAAATTCCTCTCAGCCGACGTTTCCGATCCCTCAAGCTCTGGTTTGTCATGCGCTCCTTTGGGCTAAAAAACCTCCAGGCTCATATAAGACAT GGGATTGAGATGGCAAAACTCTTGGAGTCTAACATACGGAATGACTTAAATTTTGAGGTTCCTGCTGAGAGGCACCTCGGCCTGGTGGTGTTCTGTCTGAAA GAAGGAAATGACTCGACCCAGGAACTGCTAACGAGACTGACCCGTTCTGGCACCATGTACCTCATCCCTGCAGAAATTCACAGCAAATTCATCATCCGGTTTACAGTGACCTCACAGTTCACTTCTGCCGATGACATCCTTAAGGACTGGGGcattatttcagaaactgccTCCACTCTTTTGGCTGAGATGAAAACCTTGAATAATGCTGATAAGTCAAAATCAAAGGAAGATGAGGTGACAGGAGCTGAGCAACACCAGAATCAGTCAAGTGCTTCCACTAATAAGAAAGACGATGCTGGCAATTTTCAGGTGGAGCTGTGGATCGACAAGGCGTGGAATCGACCCAGGAGACCAATGCGCTCACTTAGCTGCAGCAGCGAGCCTCTCCCGTGTACTTACATTGGGCCAATGCCTGGCTACGACTGTGAAACAAGACCCGGATTCAAAAATGCAGCAAGTGGCCTTCCCACAGCTGCACCATCAGTGGCAAGATCTGGTCCAGTGTTTGAAGTTATTGAGATGTCTTCAGATCTCCCGGGCAAACAGGTCACGAAAAAGCTGACAAAGTTCTACAGTGTGCCCAGTTTCTGCAACCAGTGGGTCCAGTGTGGTCGGCCCCAGCTGTGCTGCCCTATAAAGGTCTCACAGACACAGAAACATTTGCCCTCCACCTGCAGAAGAATGAATTACATGCCCACTTCTTCTCTAGCCAAGACCGCTCCAACCAACACTTCACTGGAGTCTGCACCTGCAGCTACACTCCTCTAA
- the hdc gene encoding histidine decarboxylase isoform X1: protein MQAEEYNRRGKEMVDYITQYLCSIRERKVIPDVKPGFMRELLPDTAPTEPEDWENIFNDIEKVIMPGVVHWQSPHMHAYFPSLTSWPSMLGDMLADAINCVGFTWASSPACTELEMNVMDWLCKALGLPFFFLHNHPDSRGGGMLQSTVSESTLVALLAARKDKILQMRAELEKDVDDSVLNSRLIAYASDQAHSSVEKAGLISLVKIRFLPTDEQLSLRGDTLKHAVQEDRRLGLVPFLLCSTLGTTGVCAFDKLSELGPVCAEEGLWLHVDAAYAGSAYFCPELRWSLEGIEFAHSFVFNPSKWMMVHFDCTAFWVKDKNKLHQTFSVDPVYLRHENSQGATDFMHWQIPLSRRFRSLKLWFVMRSFGLKNLQAHIRHGIEMAKLLESNIRNDLNFEVPAERHLGLVVFCLKEGNDSTQELLTRLTRSGTMYLIPAEIHSKFIIRFTVTSQFTSADDILKDWGIISETASTLLAEMKTLNNADKSKSKEDEVTGAEQHQNQSSASTNKKDDAGNFQVELWIDKAWNRPRRPMRSLSCSSEPLPCTYIGPMPGYDCETRPGFKNAASGLPTAAPSVARSGPVFEVIEMSSDLPGKQVTKKLTKFYSVPSFCNQWVQCGRPQLCCPIKVSQTQKHLPSTCRRMNYMPTSSLAKTAPTNTSLESAPAATLL from the exons GGCTTCATGCGAGAGCTTCTTCCGGACACTGCACCAACAGAACCAGAGGACTGGGAAAACATCTTCAATGACATTGAGAAAGTCATAATGCCTGGA GTAGTTCATTGGCAGAGCCCTCACATGCACGCCTACTTCCCCAGTCTGACTTCGTGGCCCTCAATGCTTGGGGACATGCTAGCTGATGCCATCAACTGTGTTGGATTCACTTGG GCCTCGAGCCCAGCTTGTACAGAACTGGAGATGAATGTGATGGACTGGCTGTGTAAAGCCCTGGGGCtgcctttcttcttcttgcatAATCATCCTGACAGTAGAGGTGGAGGCATGCTGCAG AGCACAGTCAGTGAAAGCACACTAGTTGCTCTGCTGGCAGCGAGGAAAGACAAAATTCTCCAGATGAGGGCTGAACTGGAAAAGGACGTGGATGACTCAGTCCTCAATTCAAGACTCATTGCTTACGCTTCAGATCAG GCTCATTCCTCAGTTGAAAAGGCAGGTCTGATCTCCTTGGTGAAGATCAGGTTTCTGCCCACTGATGAGCAGTTATCTCTTCGAGGAGACACCCTGAAACATGCCGTTCAAGAGGACAGGAGGCTGGGACTCGTCCCTTTCTTG CTGTGTTCAACTTTGGGAACTACAGGAGTGTGCGCCTTTGACAAACTCTCCGAACTGGGACCAGTTT GTGCAGAAGAGGGACTCTGGCTTCATGTAGATGCTGCGTACGCTGGCTCGGCCTACTTCTGTCCGGAGCTCCGCTGGTCCCTGGAGGGCATTGAATTTGCACACTCTTTTGTCTTTAATCCCTCCAAGTGGATGATGGTTCATTTTGATTGCACGGCCTTCTG GGTAAAGGATAAAAACAAGCTGCACCAGACCTTCAGTGTTGACCCTGTTTACCTTCGGCATGAAAACTCACAAGGAGCCACAGACTTTATG CACTGGCAAATTCCTCTCAGCCGACGTTTCCGATCCCTCAAGCTCTGGTTTGTCATGCGCTCCTTTGGGCTAAAAAACCTCCAGGCTCATATAAGACAT GGGATTGAGATGGCAAAACTCTTGGAGTCTAACATACGGAATGACTTAAATTTTGAGGTTCCTGCTGAGAGGCACCTCGGCCTGGTGGTGTTCTGTCTGAAA GAAGGAAATGACTCGACCCAGGAACTGCTAACGAGACTGACCCGTTCTGGCACCATGTACCTCATCCCTGCAGAAATTCACAGCAAATTCATCATCCGGTTTACAGTGACCTCACAGTTCACTTCTGCCGATGACATCCTTAAGGACTGGGGcattatttcagaaactgccTCCACTCTTTTGGCTGAGATGAAAACCTTGAATAATGCTGATAAGTCAAAATCAAAGGAAGATGAGGTGACAGGAGCTGAGCAACACCAGAATCAGTCAAGTGCTTCCACTAATAAGAAAGACGATGCTGGCAATTTTCAGGTGGAGCTGTGGATCGACAAGGCGTGGAATCGACCCAGGAGACCAATGCGCTCACTTAGCTGCAGCAGCGAGCCTCTCCCGTGTACTTACATTGGGCCAATGCCTGGCTACGACTGTGAAACAAGACCCGGATTCAAAAATGCAGCAAGTGGCCTTCCCACAGCTGCACCATCAGTGGCAAGATCTGGTCCAGTGTTTGAAGTTATTGAGATGTCTTCAGATCTCCCGGGCAAACAGGTCACGAAAAAGCTGACAAAGTTCTACAGTGTGCCCAGTTTCTGCAACCAGTGGGTCCAGTGTGGTCGGCCCCAGCTGTGCTGCCCTATAAAGGTCTCACAGACACAGAAACATTTGCCCTCCACCTGCAGAAGAATGAATTACATGCCCACTTCTTCTCTAGCCAAGACCGCTCCAACCAACACTTCACTGGAGTCTGCACCTGCAGCTACACTCCTCTAA
- the LOC133420067 gene encoding long-chain fatty acid transport protein 2-like: MDLCVFSIIIAILFVPFALKTFSPYVWMDILYFGDILRIMGTFLARRRKRPLFFVLDRFLEQTSANPKKPFVVFGDESYTYTDTDKRSNQIANALQSHPEYTAGDTVALFMGNEPNFVFTWLALAKLGSPVALLNYNIRTKSLLHCFNCCNAKVVIVAPELKDAVEAVLPSLIEQGVTVLLMSKCCDTPGIDSFSERVEEASDAALPRSLRSHITFKSPAVYIYTSGTTGLPKAALVNQNRLLTALAILSSNGVSSKDIFYLNLPLYHTAGFLIGFIGSIETGSTIILKRKFSASQFWDDCRKYKVTVVQYIGEVMRYLCSAPKRDNDKDHNVRLAIGNGVRAEIWRDFLSRFGNIQIREFYASTEGNVGFVNYTGKIGAVGRVNFLHRKVFPYTLVKYDTEKDELIRDANGLCIESPKGETGLLVSKITDIAPFVGYAQNKEQTERKKLQNVLKKGDLYFNTGDLMRIDKDNFIYFQDRVGDTFRWKGENVATTEVSDILTICDCLQEANVYGVQVPGHEGRTGMAAVTVKKDEQFDGSKIYNHVVSYLPSYARPRFIRIQNVLEVTGTFKQMKMKLMEQGFDPERIQDPLYILDDHAKSYIPLTVQLYSALISGNIKL; this comes from the exons ATGGACTTGTGTGTCTTTTCAATAATCATAGCAATCCTCTTCGTACCATTCGCCCTCAAAACTTTTTCCCCTTATGTTTGGATGGACATTCTATATTTTGGGGACATTCTCCGGATTATGGGCACATTTCTTGCGAGGCGAAGAAAGAGACccctcttttttgttttggacCGCTTCTTGGAGCAAACCTCTGCGAATCCAAAGAAGCCCTTCGTTGTGTTTGGAGATGAGAGCTACACTTACACCGACACGGACAAAAGGAGCAACCAAATCGCCAACGCGCTCCAGTCTCATCCCGAGTACACAGCTGGGGACACCGTCGCCCTTTTCATGGGGAATGAACCCAACTTCGTGTTTACCTGGTTGGCTTTGGCTAAACTTGGCTCTCCTGTCGCCCTGCTGAATTACAACATACGGACCAAATCTCTCCTGCACTGCTTTAACTGCTGCAACGCAAAAGTGGTGATAGTGGCCCCAG AGCTAAAGGATGCAGTGGAGGCTGTGCTGCCTTCACTGATCGAGCAGGGTGTCACCGTCCTTCTGATGAGCAAATGCTGCGACACCCCTGGAATTGACAGCTTCTCTGAAAGAGTGGAAGAAGCATCAGATGCTGCACTCCCTCGATCCCTCAGATCACATATCACATTCAAAAGTCCAGCTGTCTACATTTACACCTCTGGAACCACTG GTTTGCCTAAGGCAGCTTTGGTCAACCAGAACCGCCTTTTAACAGCTTTGGCTATTTTATCTTCCAATGGCGTATCATCAAAAGACATCTTCTACCTGAACCTGCCTCTGTACCACACAGCAGGGTTTCTTATTGGCTTTATTGGCTCCATTGAAACGG GGTCAACTATAATTCTAAAAAGGAAGTTTTCTGCCTCTCAGTTTTGGGATGACTGCAGGAAATACAAAGTGACTGTTGTCCAGTACATTGGAGAGGTGATGCGCTACCTTTGCAGTGCACCGAAG AGAGACAATGACAAGGACCACAACGTCAGACTGGCCATTGGCAACGGTGTCAGAGCAGAGATATGGAGAGactttctcagtcgctttggaaACATTCAGATTCGAGAGTTTTACGCCTCCACTGAGGGAAATGTGGGATTCGTTAACTACACAGGAAAAATTGGAGCTGTCGGACGAGTCAATTTTTTGCACCGG AAAGTGTTCCCATACACTCTTGTAAAGTATGATACAGAGAAAGATGAACTGATCCGAGATGCCAACGGCCTCTGCATTGAGTCACCCAAAG GTGAAACGGGACTGCTGGTGTCAAAGATCACAGACATCGCTCCTTTTGTCGGATATGCCCAAAACAAAGAACAGACCGAGAGGAAAAAGCTTCAAAATGTTCTCAAAAAAGGAGATCTTTACTTCAACACTGGAGACCTAATGAGGATTGATAAAGACAACTTCATTTACTTTCAGGATCGTGTTGGTGACACATTCAG GTGGAAAGGTGAGAATGTGGCAACAACGGAGGTGTCGGACATCCTGACGATCTGTGACTGTCTCCAAGAAGCCAACGTTTATGGAGTCCAAGTGCCAG GGCATGAAGGTCGAACAGGAATGGCAGCTGTCACTGTGAAGAAAGATGAACAGTTTGATGGAAGTAAAATATATAACCATGTTGTTAGCTACTTGCCCTCATATGCAAGACCACGCTTTATAAGGATACAG AATGTTCTAGAAGTCACTGGGACTTTTAAGCAGATGAAGATGAAGCTCATGGAGCAAGGTTTTGATCCAGAGCGTATCCAGGACCCTCTCTACATCCTAGACGACCATGCTAAGAGCTACATACCACTGACGGTTCAGCTCTATAGTGCCTTAATATCAGGAAATATCAAACTGTGA
- the LOC133459959 gene encoding long-chain fatty acid transport protein 2-like, whose translation MMIAYVICTVLAVLPLFIYWRNPYFVGDVLYAVHAICIGLRIHKFKKKFYSLLDSFLDKAARHPDKKFILFEESSYTYGQVDRESSKVARALAAHARLKQGDTVALFLGNEPQYVWLWLGLAKLGCVAALLNCNIRSKSLLHCFSCCEAKVLIAGADLREAIKEVLPSLREQGIQVFILTEHCDDEGIESLSDKIQQASDEPLSPQLRSNINLKTPALYIYTSGTTGLPKAAVINHERVWLASFLQIFAGVRSNDIIYIYMPLYHTAAFLMGLGGAIDKGLTIVLRRKFSASNFWNDCRKYNVTVIQYIGEIMRYLCNAPRKDNDKDHKVRIALGNGMRGDTWADFLERFGKINILECYGATEGNIGFINYAGKIGAIGREHFLIKMSLPYALIRYDTEKEEPVRDSKGFCIEVPRGETGLLVGKIGKRSPFIGYAKNKLQTEKKKLRDVFVNGDFYFNTGDLLRIDEEGFVFFQDRIGDTFRWKGENVATTEVADHLLMMDFVEEANVYGVKVPGHEGRIGMAALKLKENMDFDGNAVYKHVKNYLPSYARPRFIRIQDALVLTGTYKQMKVKLGEEGFNPTVIKDPLFFLQDNTGYVPMTQEIFSNIAEGTLRL comes from the exons ATGATGATCGCATATGTGATATGCACCGTTTTGGCAGTTTTGCCCTTATTCATTTACTGGCGGAACCCTTACTTTGTGGGAGATGTGCTTTACGCAGTCCACGCCATTTGCATCGGCTTGCGAATACACAAATTCAAGAAAAAGTTTTACAGTCTCTTGGACAGTTTTCTTGACAAAGCGGCGAGGCATCCAGATAAGAAGTTTATCCTGTTCGAGGAGAGCTCGTACACCTACGGCCAGGTGGACAGGGAGAGCAGCAAGGTGGCCAGAGCCCTGGCCGCGCATGCGCGCCTGAAGCAGGGGGACACGGTGGCCCTCTTCCTGGGGAACGAGCCCCAGTACGTGTGGCTCTGGCTCGGACTGGCCAAGCTGGGGTGCGTGGCTGCTCTGCTCAACTGCAACATCAGGTCCAAGTCCCTGCTGCACTGCTTCTCCTGCTGCGAAGCCAAGGTCCTCATCGCTGGTGCAG ATCTCAGAGAAGCCATAAAGGAGGTGCTGCCCTCCCTGAGGGAGCAGGGCATCCAGGTGTTCATTCTCACTGAGCACTGTGATGATGAGGGCATCGAAAGCCTCTCTGATAAAATCCAGCAGGCCTCAGATGAGCCTCTTTCACCACAGCTGAGGTCCAACATTAACCTGAAGACTCCTGCTCTGTATATCTACACCTCAGGGACCACAG GACTTCCTAAAGCGGCTGTAATTAACCACGAGAGGGTATGGTTGGCCTCTTTTCTTCAGATTTTTGCAGGCGTGCGCTCAAACGATATCATCTACATATATATGCCCCTCTACCACACTGCTGCTTTCCTCATGGGACTTGGTGGAGCCATAGACAAAG GTCTCACCATTGTTTTAAGACGTAAATTCTCTGCGTCCAACTTCTGGAACGACTGTAGAAAATACAACGTGACTGTAATTCAGTACATAGGAGAGATCATGCGTTACCTCTGCAATGCACCAAGG AAAGACAATGACAAGGATCATAAAGTGCGGATTGCTTTGGGGAATGGCATGAGAGGAGACACCTGGGCTGACTTTCTGGAGCGATTTGGAAAAATTAATATCCTTGAATGCTATGGAGCAACTGAAGGAAATATTGGCTTTATCAACTACGCTGGGAAAATTGGAGCTATTGGCAGGGAGCATTTTCTCATCAAA ATGTCACTTCCATATGCCCTCATCAGGTATGACACAGAGAAAGAGGAGCCAGTCAGAGACTCTAAAGGATTTTGCATCGAAGTCCCCAGAG GAGAGACCGGTTTGTTAGTGGGAAAGATTGGAAAAAGATCACCTTTCATAGGCTATGCCAAGAACAAGCTGCAGACAGAGAAAAAGAAGTTGAGAGACGTGTTCGTGAATGGAGACTTCTACTTTAACACTGGCGACCTCTTGAGGATAGACGAAGAGGGATTTGTCTTCTTTCAGGACCGCATAGGAGACACTTTCAG GTGGAAAGGAGAAAACGTGGCCACCACAGAGGTGgcggatcatttgctcatgatGGACTTCGTTGAGGAGGCTAATGTCTATGGTGTGAAGGTGCCAG GACATGAGGGAAGGATTGGAATGGCAGCACTGAAGCTGAAGGAAAACATGGACTTTGATGGCAACGCTGTGTACAAGCATGTCAAAAATTACCTGCCCAGCTATGCCAGGCCACGTTTCATACGCATACAG GATGCGTTGGTGTTGACTGGCACGTATAAGCAGATGAAGGTTAAGCTGGGTGAAGAGGGTTTCAACCCCACCGTCATCAAGGACCCATTATTCTTCCTGCAGGACAATACGGGCTACGTGCCCATGACCCAGGAGATATTCAGCAACATCGCAGAGGGAACGCTCAGACTTTGA